From a single Streptomyces liliifuscus genomic region:
- a CDS encoding helix-turn-helix transcriptional regulator, producing MAREQQERNSGTELGRFLRARRTEVSPEEVGLKAGPGMRRTPGLRREELATLAGVSIDYYARLERGRESHPSPAVLDALAHALRLGETEHKHLHDLGLRAARRLSPNQSVPSRSVDPGTDFLLEHLRPFPARVLSRTMDLLACNPGGLRTLTGIERWPVEQRNIARYVFLHPMARELFPDWEVMTRGCVARLRALAGTDPDAPDLTELVDELRLKSPEFTQLWESYDVKAFAQGSKTMQHPEVGTLTLHYQSLLIEGTPGHRLVTYYALPGTPDYDAVVLLDQADQDRGATSAEQHPG from the coding sequence GTGGCACGTGAGCAGCAGGAGAGAAACAGCGGCACCGAGCTCGGGCGCTTTCTGCGTGCCCGTCGGACGGAGGTCAGCCCCGAAGAGGTCGGCCTCAAGGCCGGCCCGGGAATGCGCCGGACGCCGGGGCTGCGACGGGAGGAGCTGGCCACCCTCGCCGGGGTGAGTATCGACTACTACGCCCGCTTGGAACGCGGCAGGGAGAGCCACCCCAGCCCTGCCGTCCTGGATGCCCTGGCGCATGCGTTGCGGCTCGGGGAAACCGAGCACAAGCACCTGCACGACCTTGGTCTGCGTGCCGCCCGCAGGCTGTCTCCGAACCAGAGCGTGCCCAGCCGCTCCGTGGACCCCGGTACCGACTTCCTGCTCGAACACCTGCGGCCCTTCCCGGCCCGGGTGCTCAGCCGCACCATGGACCTGCTCGCCTGCAACCCGGGCGGACTGCGGACACTGACCGGGATCGAGCGCTGGCCCGTCGAGCAGCGCAACATCGCGAGGTACGTCTTCCTCCACCCCATGGCTCGCGAGCTCTTCCCGGACTGGGAGGTGATGACTCGTGGCTGCGTCGCCCGACTGCGTGCCCTCGCCGGCACCGACCCCGACGCTCCCGACCTCACGGAGCTCGTCGACGAACTGCGCCTCAAGAGCCCAGAGTTCACGCAGCTGTGGGAGTCCTACGACGTGAAGGCATTCGCCCAGGGGAGTAAGACCATGCAGCACCCCGAAGTCGGAACGCTCACCCTCCACTACCAGTCCCTGCTGATCGAGGGCACCCCCGGGCATCGCCTGGTGACGTACTACGCCCTGCCCGGCACGCCGGACTACGACGCCGTGGTCCTCCTCGACCAGGCGGATCAAGATCGCGGTGCGACCTCCGCCGAGCAGCACCCGGGCTGA
- a CDS encoding cupin domain-containing protein: protein MKFLERQPSSKGPAQRFAGDAWVDMIAEGEAPSRLRAGVVRFAPCARTAWHRHSGGQTLHATEGFGLVQARDGKVRSSASPVVSR, encoded by the coding sequence ATGAAATTCCTCGAGAGGCAGCCATCGTCGAAGGGACCTGCCCAGCGGTTCGCCGGCGACGCCTGGGTGGACATGATCGCGGAGGGAGAGGCGCCCTCGCGGCTCCGGGCGGGGGTGGTGCGCTTCGCCCCCTGCGCCCGCACCGCCTGGCACCGGCACTCGGGCGGCCAGACCCTGCACGCCACCGAGGGCTTCGGCCTGGTCCAGGCCCGCGACGGCAAGGTGAGGAGTTCGGCGAGCCCAGTCGTGAGTCGATGA
- a CDS encoding ABC transporter substrate-binding protein has translation MPNLPSRRRVLAVGAGAALGAGAFGASAVPASASPAASRRSSGREETRTLDELYRAALAEGGKLVVYAGGDTPTQQDGTKAAFKDRFPDIDLTLIVDYSKYHDVRVDNQFATDTLVPDVVQFQTLQDFDRWKRLGRLLHYKPAGFSKVYDKFRDPQGAWVATGAIAFSFMYNTAAVGSGARLTPRDLVDPKWKGRIASSYPHDDDAVLYLYALYAQKYGWDWVAELAAQDVQFARGSNSPGDAVFGGRKTIGVGTAGSAAGSSPVTFAIDARHPFMAWGQRAAILEQAKNSTAAKLFLNWQLSTEHQQQSFNGWSVRTDVTPPAGLKQIWEYPNAHVDGFPRFMADRAEVERWKQTFALYFGEVKGDPTPGWLGLHPGA, from the coding sequence ATGCCCAACTTGCCCAGCAGACGACGTGTCCTTGCCGTCGGTGCCGGTGCCGCCCTCGGTGCCGGCGCGTTCGGTGCCTCAGCGGTTCCGGCGTCGGCCTCTCCCGCCGCGTCACGGCGCTCGAGCGGACGCGAGGAGACCAGGACACTCGACGAGCTCTACCGTGCCGCCCTCGCGGAGGGCGGGAAACTCGTCGTCTACGCCGGTGGCGACACCCCGACCCAGCAGGACGGCACCAAGGCCGCCTTCAAGGACCGCTTCCCGGACATCGACCTGACACTGATCGTGGACTACAGCAAGTACCACGACGTGCGTGTCGACAACCAGTTCGCCACCGACACCCTCGTTCCCGACGTCGTGCAGTTCCAGACCCTTCAGGACTTCGACCGCTGGAAGCGGCTGGGCCGCCTGCTGCACTACAAGCCCGCCGGGTTCTCCAAGGTCTACGACAAGTTCAGGGATCCGCAGGGCGCGTGGGTCGCCACGGGCGCGATCGCCTTCAGCTTCATGTACAACACGGCCGCGGTCGGTTCGGGTGCGCGGCTCACCCCGCGAGACCTGGTCGACCCGAAGTGGAAGGGCAGGATCGCCTCGTCGTACCCGCACGACGACGACGCGGTCCTGTACCTCTACGCGCTGTACGCCCAGAAGTACGGCTGGGACTGGGTGGCCGAGCTCGCCGCCCAGGACGTGCAGTTCGCGCGGGGCAGCAACTCCCCGGGCGACGCCGTCTTCGGCGGCCGGAAGACGATCGGTGTCGGCACCGCGGGCTCGGCCGCCGGCTCGTCTCCTGTGACGTTCGCGATCGACGCACGGCACCCGTTCATGGCCTGGGGCCAGCGCGCCGCGATCCTGGAGCAGGCCAAGAACTCCACGGCCGCCAAGCTCTTCCTCAACTGGCAGCTGTCCACCGAACACCAGCAGCAGTCCTTCAACGGCTGGTCGGTACGCACCGACGTCACTCCCCCGGCCGGCCTGAAGCAGATCTGGGAGTACCCCAACGCCCACGTGGACGGCTTCCCCCGCTTCATGGCCGACCGCGCCGAGGTGGAGCGCTGGAAGCAGACGTTCGCCCTGTACTTCGGCGAGGTCAAGGGCGACCCCACGCCCGGCTGGCTCGGACTGCACCCCGGAGCCTGA
- a CDS encoding FUSC family protein — MQKRWRMWPTRFREWFLDHDPELAATRRATRTALVMPALFALCSQVIHSSTMATFAAFGAFSMLLLVDFSGSLVERLRAHLGLAVAWSVLICLGTLVAGHTWPAIVGTVVVGFLVLFSGAVSSVLAGAATALLLAFILPVTSPAPLSELPERLAGAGLASIAAMLAVSVLWPRPAADPLSAPAARVCRAAAAQLRADAARSTGEQGDARGTEQHQAVTEEAADAAADLRTAFDATPYRPTGLSTGSRAIVRLVDELTWLSTIVADSGPLSDDSACDPEALAVRRAVATVLEHSADLLDTPHASPDTLQAAAADLRVGLERMEHRATTRLPVHERPRTEWEIRAFIETLDASFRAQELGFATLQTAANVDLASAAERRGWLERLLGREPGAVTEPLASARERAAAHLQSDSVWLHNSLRGAIGLGIAVALANLMSVQHSFWVLLGTLSVLRSNALNTGQNAVRALGGTLVGSLIGAGLLQLIGHHGTVLWFLLPVAILVAGIAPSAVSFAAGQAAFTITLVVLFNIGQDPDWHIVLLRIQDIGIGCAVSVLVGLFFWPRGAAAAVDRALAAAYTDSARYLAAAVRYAVGRCGARTASGHAPLQESRQAAAAARRLDDAFRSYLAERGAKPVPLADMTTLVTGVVALRLAADAVLGLWQRADDQPTEADRADAGLVLLGSAGRVTGWYQDLAAGLGSRDSVPEPLPRNPGAEAGLVGSVRHDLRGEDGWATDTAVRIIWTADHLNAVRRLQPGLAAAVKASDPT; from the coding sequence ATGCAGAAGCGGTGGCGGATGTGGCCGACGCGGTTCCGTGAGTGGTTCCTCGATCATGATCCGGAGCTGGCCGCAACACGCCGTGCCACCCGAACCGCGCTGGTGATGCCGGCGCTGTTCGCGCTGTGCAGTCAAGTGATCCACTCGTCGACAATGGCGACCTTCGCCGCGTTCGGTGCCTTCTCGATGCTGCTCCTGGTGGACTTCAGCGGCTCGCTGGTGGAACGGCTTCGGGCCCACCTCGGGTTGGCGGTGGCCTGGAGCGTGTTGATCTGTCTCGGCACGCTCGTGGCCGGACACACGTGGCCGGCGATCGTCGGCACTGTCGTCGTCGGCTTCCTGGTGCTGTTCTCCGGTGCGGTCAGCTCCGTACTCGCGGGGGCGGCGACCGCACTGCTTCTGGCATTCATCCTCCCGGTGACCTCGCCCGCGCCGCTGTCGGAGCTTCCCGAGAGGCTCGCGGGTGCGGGGCTTGCCTCGATCGCCGCCATGCTCGCGGTCTCCGTGCTCTGGCCCCGGCCCGCCGCCGATCCGCTGAGCGCGCCGGCCGCCCGGGTCTGCCGCGCCGCCGCCGCACAGCTGCGCGCCGATGCCGCCCGGTCGACCGGCGAGCAGGGCGACGCGAGAGGCACCGAGCAGCACCAGGCGGTCACCGAAGAGGCCGCCGACGCCGCGGCCGACCTGCGCACCGCCTTCGACGCAACCCCCTACCGGCCAACAGGACTGTCGACCGGTTCCCGTGCGATCGTCCGCCTCGTCGACGAGTTGACGTGGCTCAGCACCATCGTGGCCGACAGCGGGCCGCTCTCCGACGACAGCGCCTGCGACCCCGAGGCCCTCGCCGTACGGCGAGCCGTCGCCACGGTCCTGGAGCACTCGGCTGATCTGCTCGACACCCCACACGCCTCACCCGACACGCTTCAGGCTGCCGCGGCGGACCTCCGCGTGGGCCTGGAGCGCATGGAACACCGCGCCACCACTCGGTTGCCCGTGCACGAGCGGCCCCGCACGGAGTGGGAGATCCGCGCCTTCATCGAGACCCTGGACGCCTCTTTCCGCGCCCAGGAACTGGGGTTCGCCACGCTTCAGACCGCTGCGAACGTGGACCTTGCCTCGGCCGCCGAGCGGCGCGGCTGGCTGGAGCGGCTGCTCGGCCGCGAGCCAGGTGCCGTGACCGAACCGCTGGCCTCCGCCCGTGAGCGGGCCGCCGCCCACCTCCAGTCGGACTCGGTCTGGCTGCACAACAGCCTCCGAGGTGCGATCGGACTCGGTATCGCGGTCGCTCTGGCGAACCTCATGAGCGTCCAGCACTCGTTCTGGGTATTGCTGGGAACCCTGTCGGTGCTGCGCTCGAACGCGCTCAACACCGGACAGAACGCGGTCAGGGCCCTCGGCGGCACGCTCGTGGGTTCGCTCATCGGGGCCGGACTGCTGCAGCTCATCGGTCACCACGGCACCGTGCTGTGGTTCTTGCTTCCTGTCGCGATCCTCGTCGCCGGTATCGCGCCGTCCGCCGTCTCCTTCGCCGCCGGACAGGCCGCCTTCACCATCACCCTGGTCGTCCTGTTCAACATCGGCCAGGACCCGGACTGGCACATCGTCCTGCTGCGCATCCAGGACATCGGCATCGGCTGCGCGGTGAGCGTGCTGGTGGGCCTGTTCTTCTGGCCTCGCGGTGCGGCGGCAGCGGTCGACCGGGCCCTGGCCGCCGCGTACACGGACAGCGCCCGCTATCTCGCCGCAGCCGTGCGGTACGCGGTCGGCAGGTGCGGTGCCCGGACCGCTTCCGGCCACGCCCCCTTGCAGGAGAGCCGCCAGGCGGCCGCGGCCGCCCGACGACTCGACGACGCCTTCCGCAGCTATCTGGCCGAACGGGGTGCCAAGCCCGTCCCCCTCGCCGACATGACCACTCTGGTCACCGGAGTCGTCGCACTGCGCCTCGCGGCGGACGCCGTACTGGGGTTGTGGCAACGCGCCGACGATCAGCCCACCGAAGCGGATCGGGCCGACGCAGGCCTTGTCCTTCTGGGGTCGGCCGGCAGAGTGACCGGCTGGTACCAGGACCTGGCCGCCGGGCTGGGCAGCCGCGACTCCGTTCCCGAGCCCCTCCCCCGCAACCCCGGCGCCGAGGCGGGCCTGGTCGGCTCCGTCCGTCACGATCTGCGTGGCGAGGACGGCTGGGCCACCGACACGGCGGTCCGCATCATCTGGACCGCCGACCATCTCAACGCGGTCCGCCGTCTCCAACCCGGTCTGGCGGCCGCGGTCAAGGCCAGCGATCCGACCTGA
- a CDS encoding aldo/keto reductase — MKHIKLGDLDVARIGLGAMSMSHAYTGAGSDDAESIRTLHRALDLGVTLIDTAEVYGPYANEELVGQALKGRRDQVVVATKFGFMSHTGRGAGALDSSPANIRAAVEGSLKRLGTDRIDLYYQHRVDPDTPIEETVGTLSELVAQGKIRHIGLSEAGVETIRRAHAVHPVTALQSEYSLWTRDPEPEILPVLRELGIGFVPYSPLGHGFLTGQIRSTDDFADDDWRKNNPRFTGENFQLNLRLADEVKAVADEVGATPAQVALAWLLAQGDDIAPIPGTKRVSRVEENTAADAIELSAEQLAELDGLTPAAGDHHDEAGTRLLGR; from the coding sequence ATGAAGCACATCAAGTTGGGCGACCTGGACGTTGCCCGCATCGGTCTGGGCGCCATGTCCATGTCCCACGCCTACACGGGCGCGGGCTCGGACGACGCCGAGTCGATCCGCACCCTTCACCGGGCGCTCGACCTGGGCGTCACGCTCATCGACACCGCCGAGGTCTACGGGCCGTACGCCAATGAGGAACTCGTCGGTCAGGCCCTCAAGGGTCGTCGTGACCAGGTCGTGGTGGCCACGAAGTTCGGGTTCATGTCGCACACCGGGCGCGGCGCCGGTGCTCTGGACAGCAGCCCGGCGAACATCCGCGCCGCGGTCGAGGGGTCGCTGAAGCGGCTCGGCACCGACCGTATCGATCTGTACTACCAGCACCGGGTCGACCCGGACACGCCCATCGAGGAGACGGTCGGGACGCTGTCCGAGCTGGTCGCCCAGGGGAAGATCCGTCACATCGGGCTGTCCGAAGCGGGGGTTGAGACCATCCGCCGTGCCCATGCCGTCCACCCGGTCACCGCCCTGCAGTCGGAGTACTCCCTGTGGACCCGCGACCCGGAGCCGGAGATCCTGCCGGTGCTGCGCGAGCTGGGCATCGGCTTCGTGCCCTACTCCCCGCTCGGCCATGGCTTTCTCACCGGTCAGATCCGCTCGACCGATGACTTCGCCGATGACGACTGGCGCAAGAACAATCCGCGCTTCACCGGTGAGAACTTCCAGCTCAACCTGCGCCTGGCCGACGAGGTCAAGGCCGTAGCGGACGAGGTCGGCGCCACTCCGGCGCAGGTGGCCCTGGCCTGGCTGCTGGCACAGGGCGACGACATCGCTCCGATCCCCGGCACCAAGCGGGTCTCCCGTGTCGAGGAGAACACCGCGGCCGACGCCATCGAACTGAGCGCCGAGCAGCTCGCCGAGCTCGACGGTCTGACCCCGGCCGCCGGCGACCACCACGACGAGGCGGGCACGCGGCTGCTCGGCCGCTGA
- a CDS encoding carbohydrate ABC transporter permease, with amino-acid sequence MTLAPNEHLPDQDRPPDVEPPPRVRRARAMPPWWFALPALVLFAFVVLVPSIRGVYYAFTDWDGLDPSFSFVGLDNFADMVRDPDAVQAIRHTLLIAVSITVIQNALGLLLALGVNSAIKSRNLLRVFLFAPAVITPIVTAYLWRNLLSPDGAVNSLLGAVGLDGWRQDWLGSPQVALWSVVGVIVWQFAGYSMVIFLAGLQSVPKEVHEAAAIDGAGPVRRFWSVTRPLLAPALTINLMLSIIGGIKLFDQVYALTGGGPGHATDTISTLIYKDAFTLGEFGYSIALAVVLTIIVAVVSAGQYLVLSRNERAAS; translated from the coding sequence GTGACCCTCGCTCCGAACGAGCACCTTCCGGACCAGGACCGGCCGCCGGACGTGGAGCCACCTCCACGAGTACGACGGGCGCGTGCCATGCCGCCCTGGTGGTTCGCGCTTCCCGCCCTGGTCCTGTTCGCCTTCGTCGTCCTGGTGCCGAGCATTCGCGGTGTCTACTACGCCTTCACGGACTGGGACGGCCTGGACCCCAGCTTCTCCTTCGTGGGCCTGGACAACTTCGCCGACATGGTCCGCGATCCCGATGCGGTGCAGGCGATCCGGCACACGCTGCTGATCGCCGTGTCGATCACCGTCATCCAGAACGCGCTGGGCCTGCTGCTGGCGCTCGGAGTCAACTCGGCCATCAAGTCCCGGAACCTGCTCAGGGTCTTCCTCTTCGCTCCGGCCGTGATCACACCGATCGTCACCGCGTACCTCTGGCGCAACCTGCTCAGTCCCGACGGCGCGGTCAACAGCCTGCTGGGCGCGGTCGGTCTGGACGGCTGGCGGCAGGACTGGCTGGGCAGTCCGCAGGTCGCCCTGTGGTCGGTGGTCGGCGTGATCGTCTGGCAGTTCGCGGGCTACTCCATGGTCATCTTCCTGGCGGGGCTCCAGTCGGTGCCCAAGGAGGTGCACGAGGCGGCGGCCATCGACGGGGCGGGCCCGGTGCGGCGCTTCTGGTCGGTCACGCGGCCCCTGCTGGCTCCGGCCCTCACCATCAACCTGATGCTGTCGATCATCGGCGGGATCAAACTCTTCGACCAGGTCTACGCCTTGACGGGTGGTGGACCGGGACACGCCACCGACACCATCTCGACGCTGATCTACAAGGACGCCTTCACGCTCGGCGAGTTCGGTTACAGCATCGCGCTCGCGGTCGTCCTCACGATCATCGTGGCGGTCGTCTCGGCCGGACAGTACCTGGTGCTGTCCCGCAACGAGAGGGCCGCGTCATGA
- a CDS encoding LacI family DNA-binding transcriptional regulator, which yields MEPQAPRRRVTIVDVARHAQVSTTAVSKVLRNAYGASPEMRAKVRRAIDELGYRPHAGARALRGQTYTIGVMLPDIRNPFFPDILDGITARLADTDYQVFLGPGCNGEPEEARVTEAMIDRGMDGLVLIAPVSQRAHLEHVASVVPTVVVGRHGHSPVYDTVTDDDVAGASLVVGHLADLGHRRIAHIEHHETDPTRIAEMPNAQRADGYRRAMRALGLEEEIDIVSTTYTQQGGYEGARELLARLRRPTAVFAGADIVAMGVLEALTEAGLSAPGDISVAGYDNTTFASFGPISLTSVDQAGHEIGGNAARLLLERIADRHKAPVQVKLSPSLVPRRTTAPPPEQTGISGSGQRGVQPFG from the coding sequence ATGGAGCCGCAAGCACCACGCCGCCGCGTCACCATCGTCGACGTCGCACGACACGCCCAGGTGTCCACGACCGCCGTGTCCAAGGTGCTGCGCAACGCGTACGGAGCCAGCCCCGAGATGCGGGCGAAGGTACGCCGCGCGATCGACGAGCTCGGCTACCGGCCGCATGCGGGCGCCAGGGCCCTCCGCGGGCAGACGTACACCATCGGCGTGATGCTGCCCGACATCCGCAACCCCTTCTTCCCCGACATCCTGGACGGGATCACCGCCCGGCTCGCGGACACCGACTACCAGGTCTTCCTGGGCCCGGGCTGCAACGGGGAGCCGGAGGAAGCACGGGTCACCGAAGCCATGATCGACCGGGGAATGGACGGCCTCGTCCTGATCGCACCCGTGTCACAGCGGGCCCACCTCGAGCATGTCGCCTCCGTCGTCCCGACCGTCGTCGTCGGCCGCCATGGGCATTCGCCGGTGTACGACACCGTGACGGACGACGACGTGGCGGGCGCGTCCTTGGTCGTCGGTCACCTCGCCGATCTCGGGCACCGCCGGATCGCCCACATCGAGCACCACGAAACCGACCCGACACGCATCGCGGAGATGCCCAACGCCCAGCGTGCCGACGGGTACCGGCGTGCCATGCGGGCCCTCGGCCTCGAGGAGGAGATCGACATCGTCTCCACCACCTACACCCAGCAGGGCGGGTACGAGGGCGCCAGGGAACTGCTCGCACGCCTCCGTCGGCCCACGGCTGTCTTCGCCGGTGCGGACATCGTCGCCATGGGTGTCCTGGAGGCGCTCACCGAAGCCGGGCTGTCCGCTCCCGGTGACATCTCGGTGGCCGGCTACGACAACACGACGTTCGCCTCGTTCGGTCCGATCTCACTGACGAGCGTCGACCAGGCGGGCCACGAGATCGGCGGCAACGCCGCACGCCTCCTCCTGGAGCGGATCGCCGACCGTCACAAGGCGCCGGTCCAGGTCAAGCTCTCCCCCTCGCTGGTGCCGCGCCGGACCACCGCTCCTCCCCCGGAGCAGACCGGCATTTCCGGGTCCGGGCAGCGCGGCGTTCAACCGTTCGGTTGA
- a CDS encoding response regulator, which yields MTAPSLRLLIADDHAVVRAGLRALLEGAADLGVIAEASSGEEAVRLTVELTPDVVLMDLRFAGTRHGIDGVEAVRRLAAEAPGTPVVMLTSYSGRAEVVRALEAGARGYVLKAGPPEDLFRAVRSAAVGGMGLAPEVVGDLVGQVVSPVPELTQREREVVRLMADGHSNRSIADSLYLSEATVKTHLVRIYRKLGVDKRAAAVSEAVRRGLLELT from the coding sequence ATGACGGCGCCATCGCTGCGCCTGCTGATCGCCGACGACCACGCGGTCGTACGGGCCGGCCTGCGAGCCCTGCTGGAGGGTGCGGCGGACCTCGGCGTGATCGCGGAGGCGAGCAGCGGTGAAGAGGCCGTCCGCCTCACCGTCGAGCTGACACCCGACGTCGTACTGATGGATCTGCGGTTCGCGGGCACGCGTCACGGAATCGACGGCGTCGAAGCGGTCCGCCGGCTGGCCGCCGAGGCTCCGGGCACACCCGTGGTGATGCTGACCAGCTACTCCGGACGCGCCGAGGTCGTGCGCGCGCTGGAAGCCGGCGCCCGCGGTTACGTGCTCAAGGCCGGGCCGCCGGAGGACCTGTTCCGCGCCGTGCGGAGCGCCGCCGTGGGTGGCATGGGCCTCGCGCCGGAGGTGGTCGGAGACCTCGTCGGGCAAGTCGTCAGCCCTGTACCGGAGTTGACGCAGCGTGAGAGGGAGGTCGTGCGGTTGATGGCCGACGGTCACAGCAACCGCTCCATCGCGGACTCCTTGTACCTCAGCGAGGCGACCGTCAAGACCCACCTGGTGCGCATCTACCGGAAGCTCGGCGTCGACAAGAGGGCGGCAGCGGTCTCCGAGGCGGTCCGCCGAGGTCTGCTGGAACTCACCTGA
- a CDS encoding sensor histidine kinase, whose product MSDPGLAQAPAAGSRSRFGPRQAPHLVFFLVVGAAMVRLARLNISLCWDIVIVSGLLAVTYAAGLALWNSLGTFARHSWVAALLLQWAILVLLTPPPLTGAYVWCAVPLACVALGVLGHRASVAAVAAITLLLIGQLTRTAGGFDAEMVLIPVAAVWGTVALYRAQQRNVTERQRLVEELRGTRDVLADERHRTGVLEERARLARDLHDTLAQELSGSLMLLQAAERDWEERPDVARTRVRAVTDGLDAGLTETRRIIQDLTPSTVAEAGLEGSLRLLCDQAQQAEAAVRVQFRSVGTHRPELDEQAATTLFRVAQGTMANVRDHAHATNLLVTLRHQADRVELDMSDDGVGFDPARISGAVRSDRGFGLPAARARLRMNGGDLDIDSAPGRGTRIRASVPARARPGLPVAIASAAVR is encoded by the coding sequence GTGTCCGACCCCGGCCTTGCCCAGGCCCCGGCGGCGGGTAGCCGCAGCCGGTTCGGCCCGAGGCAGGCACCACACCTGGTGTTCTTCCTCGTCGTCGGTGCCGCGATGGTCCGCCTCGCCCGTCTGAACATCTCGCTGTGCTGGGACATCGTGATCGTCAGCGGGCTGCTCGCCGTGACGTACGCGGCTGGGCTGGCGCTGTGGAACAGCCTGGGCACGTTCGCCCGGCACTCCTGGGTCGCCGCTCTCCTCCTCCAATGGGCGATCCTCGTCCTCCTGACTCCGCCGCCCCTGACCGGCGCCTACGTCTGGTGCGCCGTACCGCTGGCGTGCGTGGCCCTGGGCGTGCTCGGGCACCGGGCCTCCGTGGCGGCGGTGGCCGCCATCACCCTCCTGCTGATCGGTCAACTCACCAGGACCGCGGGCGGATTCGACGCTGAGATGGTGCTGATCCCGGTGGCGGCCGTCTGGGGCACCGTGGCTCTCTACCGCGCGCAGCAGCGCAACGTCACGGAGCGGCAGCGTCTGGTCGAGGAACTGCGCGGCACGCGTGATGTGCTGGCGGACGAGCGGCATCGGACCGGTGTGCTCGAGGAACGCGCGCGCCTCGCCCGCGACCTGCACGACACCCTCGCCCAGGAACTGTCCGGCAGCCTGATGCTGCTGCAGGCGGCCGAGCGGGACTGGGAGGAGCGGCCCGATGTGGCGCGCACCCGGGTGCGCGCGGTCACCGACGGCCTGGACGCGGGGCTCACCGAGACCCGGCGCATCATCCAGGACCTCACTCCGTCCACTGTGGCCGAAGCCGGGCTGGAAGGTTCCCTGCGGCTGCTGTGCGACCAGGCGCAGCAGGCCGAGGCCGCGGTGCGCGTGCAGTTCCGCTCGGTCGGAACCCATCGCCCCGAGCTGGACGAACAGGCCGCCACCACCTTGTTCCGCGTGGCACAGGGCACGATGGCGAACGTCCGCGACCACGCGCACGCCACGAACCTGTTGGTGACGCTGCGCCATCAGGCGGACCGCGTCGAACTGGACATGAGCGACGACGGGGTCGGCTTCGACCCGGCCCGCATCAGTGGGGCGGTCCGGTCGGATCGGGGGTTCGGTCTCCCCGCCGCCCGAGCGCGGCTTCGTATGAACGGCGGTGATCTGGACATCGACAGCGCGCCGGGCCGTGGCACACGGATCAGGGCCAGTGTCCCCGCCCGCGCGAGGCCCGGCCTGCCGGTGGCCATCGCCTCGGCGGCAGTCCGATGA
- a CDS encoding aldo/keto reductase has translation MHEQDSTPNGDSTDHGRRGFLSAAALAATSLMAVSGAAAPQAYAASPTTGSRAPSRRRNQVTAAITQTGHRRLGSLKVSGIGLGTQTMPGNLYGPVTSRKDMVALIRTAVDQGVTFFDTAEAYGPFESERIVGDALRPFRDDVVIASKFGWDIDPDTGARNGLNSRPEHIRRAVDGMLKRLRTDHIDLLYQHRVDPEVPIEDVADTVKDLISQGKVLHWGLSEPGLRTVRRAHAVQPLTAIQNEYSTLWRGPEENVLPLCEELGIGFVCWAPLGMGFTTGTMSPYTRFTEGDRRTAFPRNSRDNLAANMPLVQLLQDWAVRKGATPAQIDLAWLLAQKPWIVPIPSTTRLSHLLENIGAEEVRFSRDELQELDAAVARITIHGDRLPPEALAMTGVEAPTR, from the coding sequence ATGCACGAACAGGACAGCACGCCCAACGGCGACTCGACCGACCATGGCCGTCGCGGCTTCCTGAGCGCGGCCGCACTCGCGGCGACCTCGCTGATGGCCGTGTCGGGAGCCGCGGCGCCACAGGCGTACGCGGCGTCGCCCACCACCGGCAGCAGGGCTCCGAGCCGCCGTCGTAACCAGGTGACCGCGGCCATCACGCAGACCGGTCACCGCAGGCTCGGATCCCTGAAGGTGTCCGGCATCGGCCTCGGCACCCAGACCATGCCGGGCAACCTCTACGGCCCCGTCACCAGCCGCAAGGACATGGTCGCCCTCATCCGGACAGCCGTCGACCAGGGGGTGACCTTCTTCGACACGGCCGAGGCGTACGGGCCGTTCGAGTCGGAACGGATCGTCGGCGACGCCCTCCGGCCCTTCCGCGACGACGTGGTGATCGCGTCCAAGTTCGGCTGGGACATCGACCCGGACACCGGAGCACGAAACGGCCTGAACAGCCGCCCGGAGCACATCCGTCGAGCCGTCGACGGCATGTTGAAGCGCCTCAGGACCGATCACATCGACCTGCTCTACCAGCACCGCGTCGATCCCGAAGTCCCGATCGAGGACGTCGCGGACACGGTGAAGGACCTCATCTCCCAGGGCAAGGTGCTGCACTGGGGTCTTTCCGAGCCGGGTCTGCGGACCGTCCGCCGGGCCCACGCCGTCCAGCCGCTCACCGCGATCCAGAACGAGTACTCCACGCTGTGGCGCGGACCGGAGGAGAACGTGCTGCCGCTCTGTGAGGAACTCGGGATCGGCTTCGTGTGCTGGGCGCCTCTGGGCATGGGCTTCACGACCGGCACGATGAGCCCGTACACCCGTTTCACGGAGGGAGACCGCCGGACCGCGTTCCCCCGCAACAGCCGGGACAACCTCGCCGCCAACATGCCGCTGGTGCAGCTGCTCCAGGACTGGGCCGTACGCAAGGGCGCCACGCCCGCCCAGATCGACCTCGCCTGGTTGCTGGCCCAGAAGCCGTGGATCGTGCCCATTCCCAGTACCACCAGGCTGTCCCACCTCCTGGAGAACATCGGTGCCGAAGAAGTCAGGTTCAGCCGCGACGAACTCCAGGAGCTCGACGCCGCCGTCGCCCGCATCACCATCCATGGCGACCGCCTTCCACCGGAGGCCCTCGCCATGACGGGTGTCGAAGCACCGACCCGCTGA